A single window of Salmo salar chromosome ssa21, Ssal_v3.1, whole genome shotgun sequence DNA harbors:
- the LOC106581656 gene encoding leucine-rich repeat flightless-interacting protein 1 isoform X18, whose amino-acid sequence MGTQGTGRKRNPNKDRSTAEDDALNLISREAEARLAAKRAARAEAREIRMKELERQQKEEDSERYSRPTQRHTSISDDDERMSVGSRGSVRVEDRDYLEKGSRAASTLSAATLASLGGSSSRRESGETSITGDTETSIREIKEIHELKDQIQDVESKYMQSLKEVKDTLVEVEEKYRKAMVSNAQLDNEKNNLMYQVDTLKDSLMELEELLSESRREYEGKSKDFEREKHAHGVLQFQFNEMKETLKQSEALLTEIRQMRLKQDGFVREISDLQETVEWKDKKIGALERQKEYSDAIRNERDELRDEVVQLKDILKKQGIVLRPDLTANGETLELGTEGSASGDPASQLAQNSQMSPMEGGNSMLGRAQETELGSRGDKVVDPGRSRQQEDTHEEEAQENHLTSPTPCSLVGVSETETSREAQPVSPTLGEEVEGSDVNKDSDNGIPVVEVKSGPVCDSEVLVVVTGPEEEVTVAGEGYEAAGVEGTGQGRVEVASKGEMGIKNDKADEAETKAVKSSDDTKETSSKEPTSEYGAAAEQEKNESSKEDVKCLDSYPLPRETIEDTMKNGTQISQGTDLDTPKSPVESNPESQPEPQKTKKAEALPEITDLQPQAQAGNKKKKGKKKKGETQSDVKQKDHKKSTTEKCVVSMTNGTQISLGTDLDTPKSPVESNPEPQPEPQKTKKAYVLPETTDMQPQSQGGKKKKKGKKKGEKQGDETQGDKMSKTEKDEVSTPTDKEPVEAVGEGVITIETQQHLEGTSSSPDRELQSPEQKAQTIAEEGLNLKEEQLEEDRVEVKSEEPTIEVSLTDQAKSEEVVSKKKKKKMKKDKQPTMESEKSEGEISVLSLESNIGIVDPVDHSKCITSAYNPMEELESTTNTGTQKDESGYTTNPDNFGDCLNSSADPKCPLDSKQSTAGNSNKEEDTIKVSVEEAQTIQDTKEQGNNFHSPIVLRPELKKSVEPEDLIFHDGVTTHPDQANENATQDLKEAGQDKQIGSPEERTNALEHEYTSMALPANVEKCNNSADEKCCSISLDCNCPAAETIRLPEQLVDLPGCLVTDRHLYENNRTETLDAEEASNGGISIETELNDTETRLQDPLKETPVTIDSFREQSHNESGPCTMLAKAEEQDDPIEAKLEGNKVPGPSEQWNDEENENEGQSFDFSDLVSVVPANVFPITSQEEVSQEMRTMLVGYKIEVEPGKAKANKEEEDDKPQDTEGVSMIVAQQSVDGRSDNAPEELRSPEEKAQTIVDGQNVNEEQQLITLEEGVSVTYKQKDIVEEGMSVTVEQQGVEERERQQNATEVEALPVEEGEEAIQYGSQQGRRESSQSTEDSAEGNNEQSRTGLKKGSKKVKGKGKEDCRMS is encoded by the exons GTGGAGGACAGAGATTACCTGGAAAAGGGATCTCGAGCCGCTTCCACCCTATCGGCAGCCACCCTCGCCTCGCTGGGTGGGTCTTCCTCCCGGAGAGAAAGTGGTGAAACGTCAATCACTGGCGACACAGAAACCTCCATACGAGAGATCAAG GAGATTCATGAGCTGAAGGATCAGATCCAAGATGTGGAGTCAAAGTACATGCAGAGCCTCAAAGAAGTCAAG GATACCttagtggaggtggaggagaagtaCCGCAAGGCCATGGTGTCCAACGCCCAGCTGGACAACGAGAAGAACAACCTGATGTACCAGGTGGACACGCTGAAGGACTCACTCATGGAGCTGGAGGAGCTGCTGTCCGAGTCACGCCGCGAGTACGAAGGGAAGAGCAAG GACTTTGAGCGTGAGAAACATGCCCACGGCGTGCTGCAGTTCCAGTTCAACGAGATGAAGGAAACGCTAAAACAGAGCGAGGCGTTACTAACA GAGATCCGTCAGATGCGTCTCAAGCAGGACGGCTTTGTTAGGGAAATCTCTGACCTGCAGGAAACCGTGGAGTGGAAGGATAAAAAGATTGGG GCCTTAGAGCGGCAAAAGGAGTATTCGGATGCCATCCGAAATGAGCGGGATGAGCTCAGGGATGAGGTGGTCCAGCTGAAAGACATTCTGAAG AAACAAGGAATTGTCCTCAGACCTGACCTGACTGCCAATGGGGAAACGCTGGAGTTGGGAACTGAAGGGTCAGCCAGTGGAGATCCAGCTTCTCAATTGGCTCAGAACTCCCAGATGTCGCCCATGGAAGGGGGGAACAGCATGCTTG GCAGAGCTCAGGAGACGGAGTTGGGAAGTAGAGGAGATAAGGTGGTGGATCCAGGAAGGTCCAGGCAGCAAGAGGATACACACGAGGAGGAGGCTCAAGAGAACCATCTGACCTCGCCCACCCCGTGTAGCCTTGTTGGTGTTTCTGAAACAGAAACATCAAGGGAGGCTCAGCCAGTCTCGCCCACATTGGGGGAAGAGGTTGAAGGCAGTGATGTCAACAAAGACTCTGACAATGGCATACCAGTAGTAGAGGTCAAAAGTGGACCGGTCTGTGATTCTGAGGTACTTGTGGTTGTAACAGGTCCTGAGGAAGAGGTTACAGTAGCGGGGGAGGGGTATGAAGCAGCAGGTGTAGAGGGGACAGGGCAAGGCAGAGTAGAGGTTGCAAGCAAAGGGGAAATGGGAATAAAAAATGACAAGGCAGATGAGGCAGAGACCAAAGCTGTCAAGAGCAGTGACGACACCAAAGAGACGTCCTCAAAAGAGCCGACCTCAGAATATGGTGCAGCAGCTGAACAAGAGAAAAACGAATCAAGTAAAGAGGACGTGAAATGTTTAGACTCGTATCCTCTGCCTAGGGAAACCATTGAGGACACCATGAAAAATGGCACACAGATTAGCCAAGGGACAGACCTTGATACTCCTAAGAGCCCAGTCGAATCAAACCCTGAGTCTCAACCTGAGCCTCAGAAAACAAAAAAGGCTGAAGCGTTACCAGAGATAACTGACCTGCAGCCACAGGCCCAAGCAGGCAACAAGAAGAAGAAAGGCAAGAAGAAGAAGGGAGAGACACAAAGCGATGTAAAGCAGAAAGACCATAAGAAGAGCACAACAGAAAAGTGTGTAGTCTCCATGACAAATGGCACACAGATTAGCCTAGGGACAGACCTTGATACTCCTAAGAGCCCAGTTGAATCAAACCCTGAGCCTCAACCTGAGCCTCAGAAAACAAAAAAGGCATATGTGTTACCAGAGACCACTGACATGCAGCCACAGTCCCAAGGAggcaagaagaaaaagaaaggcAAGAAGAAGGGAGAGAAACAAGGTGATGAAACACAGGGAGATAAGATGAGCAAAACAGAAAAGGATGAGGTCTCCACCCCAACCGATAAGGAGCCAGTAGAGGCGGTAGGAGAGGGGGTTATCACAATAGAGACACAGCAGCATCTAGAGGGGACCAGTAGTTCACCAGATCGAGAGCTCCAAAGCCCTGAACAAAAAGCACAAACCATAGCTGAGGAGGGACTGAACCTGAAGGAAGAACAACTAGAAGAAGACCGAGTAGAGGTTAAAAGCGAGGAGCCTACCATTGAAGTATCTCTGACTGACCAAGCTAAGAGTGAGGAAGTTGTctcaaagaagaaaaagaagaaaatgAAAAAGGACAAACAACCTACAATGGAATCAGAGAAATCAGAAGGCGAGATATCAGTATTATCCCTTGAGTCCAACATTGGTATTGTTGATCCTGTTGATCACTCCAAGTGTATAACCAGCGCTTATAACCCGATGGAGGAATTAGAATCGACAACAAATACTGGTACCCAAAAGGACGAGTCAGGGTACACAACCAACCCTGATAACTTTGGAGACTGTTTGAACTCTTCAGCTGACCCAAAATGTCCATTGGACTCGAAACAGTCCACAGCTGGGAATTCAAACAAAGAGGAAGATACAATCAAGGTCTCAGTTGAAGAGGCTCAAACAATCCAAGACACAAAGGAACAGGGGAATAACTTTCACAGTCCCATCGTTCTAAGACCAGAGCTCAAGAAGAGCGTGGAACCTGAAGACCTTATCTTCCATGATGGTGTCACTACTCACCCAGACCAGGCTAATGAAAATGCGACACAAGACCTAAAAGAGGCAGGTCAGGATAAACAAATTGGGAGCCCAGAAGAGCGTACAAATGCACTTGAACATGAATACACTTCAATGGCACTGCCAGCAAATGTAGAGAAATGCAACAATTCAGCAGATGAAAAATGTTGTAGCATATCGCTTGACTGCAACTGCCCTGCTGCTGAGACCATAAGACTGCCTGAACAATTGGTGGATCTACCTGGTTGTCTAGTCACTGACAGGCACTTGTATGAAAACAACAGGACAGAAACACTTGATGCAGAAGAGGCATCAAATGGGGGGATCTCTATAGAGACCGAGCTGAATGATACAGAGACACGACTACAGGACCCATTAAAAGAAACTCCGGTGACAATTGACTCTTTTAGGGAACAGAGCCACAATGAAAGTGGACCATGCACTATGCTGGCTAAAGCAGAAGAGCAAGATGATCCCATTGAGGCCAAGCTGGAGGGTAACAAGGTACCTGGACCCAGTGAGCAGTGGAATGACGAGGAGAATGAAAATGAGGGTCAATCGTTTGACTTTTCTGACCTAGTTTCAGTGGTTCCTGCAAATGTATTCCCAATAACATCCCAAGAGGAGGTCAGCCAGGAAATGAGAACGATGTTGGTAGGATACAAAATAGAGGTAGAGCCTGGTAAAGCGAAGGCTaacaaggaagaggaggatgacaaACCTCAGGACACAGAGGGAGTTAGCATGATAGTGGCACAGCAATCAGTTGATGGGCGGTCAGATAATGCACCAGAGGAGCTCCGAAGCCCTGAAGAAAAAGCACAAACCATAGTTGATGGCCAGAACGTGAATGAAGAACAACAACTAATCACattagaggaaggggttagtgtaacatacaaacagaaagacaTTGTAGAGGAGGGAATGagtgtgactgttgaacagcaagGTGTAGAAGAGCGCGAGAGGCAGCAGAATGCAACTGAGGTAGAGGCTTTGCCagtagaggagggggaagaggcaatCCAGTATGGGTCACAGCAGGGTAGAAGAGAAAGTAGTCAAAGTACAGAGGATTCAGCAGAGGGCAACAATGAGCAATCTAGGACAGGCTTGAAAAAAGGCAGTAAGAAAGTAAAAGGCAAGGGAAAAGAGGACTGCCGAATGTCCTAG
- the LOC106581656 gene encoding uncharacterized protein isoform X17, translating into MGTQGTGRKRNPNKDRSTAEDDALNLISREAEARLAAKRAARAEAREIRMKELERQQKEIYQVQKKYYGLDNKSDKVDSEWGHIEQWMEDSERYSRPTQRHTSISDDDERMSVGSRGSVRVEDRDYLEKGSRAASTLSAATLASLGGSSSRRESGETSITGDTETSIREIKDTLVEVEEKYRKAMVSNAQLDNEKNNLMYQVDTLKDSLMELEELLSESRREYEGKSKDFEREKHAHGVLQFQFNEMKETLKQSEALLTEIRQMRLKQDGFVREISDLQETVEWKDKKIGALERQKEYSDAIRNERDELRDEVVQLKDILKKQGIVLRPDLTANGETLELGTEGSASGDPASQLAQNSQMSPMEGGNSMLGRAQETELGSRGDKVVDPGRSRQQEDTHEEEAQENHLTSPTPCSLVGVSETETSREAQPVSPTLGEEVEGSDVNKDSDNGIPVVEVKSGPVCDSEVLVVVTGPEEEVTVAGEGYEAAGVEGTGQGRVEVASKGEMGIKNDKADEAETKAVKSSDDTKETSSKEPTSEYGAAAEQEKNESSKEDVKCLDSYPLPRETIEDTMKNGTQISQGTDLDTPKSPVESNPESQPEPQKTKKAEALPEITDLQPQAQAGNKKKKGKKKKGETQSDVKQKDHKKSTTEKCVVSMTNGTQISLGTDLDTPKSPVESNPEPQPEPQKTKKAYVLPETTDMQPQSQGGKKKKKGKKKGEKQGDETQGDKMSKTEKDEVSTPTDKEPVEAVGEGVITIETQQHLEGTSSSPDRELQSPEQKAQTIAEEGLNLKEEQLEEDRVEVKSEEPTIEVSLTDQAKSEEVVSKKKKKKMKKDKQPTMESEKSEGEISVLSLESNIGIVDPVDHSKCITSAYNPMEELESTTNTGTQKDESGYTTNPDNFGDCLNSSADPKCPLDSKQSTAGNSNKEEDTIKVSVEEAQTIQDTKEQGNNFHSPIVLRPELKKSVEPEDLIFHDGVTTHPDQANENATQDLKEAGQDKQIGSPEERTNALEHEYTSMALPANVEKCNNSADEKCCSISLDCNCPAAETIRLPEQLVDLPGCLVTDRHLYENNRTETLDAEEASNGGISIETELNDTETRLQDPLKETPVTIDSFREQSHNESGPCTMLAKAEEQDDPIEAKLEGNKVPGPSEQWNDEENENEGQSFDFSDLVSVVPANVFPITSQEEVSQEMRTMLVGYKIEVEPGKAKANKEEEDDKPQDTEGVSMIVAQQSVDGRSDNAPEELRSPEEKAQTIVDGQNVNEEQQLITLEEGVSVTYKQKDIVEEGMSVTVEQQGVEERERQQNATEVEALPVEEGEEAIQYGSQQGRRESSQSTEDSAEGNNEQSRTGLKKGSKKVKGKGKEDCRMS; encoded by the exons GTGGAGGACAGAGATTACCTGGAAAAGGGATCTCGAGCCGCTTCCACCCTATCGGCAGCCACCCTCGCCTCGCTGGGTGGGTCTTCCTCCCGGAGAGAAAGTGGTGAAACGTCAATCACTGGCGACACAGAAACCTCCATACGAGAGATCAAG GATACCttagtggaggtggaggagaagtaCCGCAAGGCCATGGTGTCCAACGCCCAGCTGGACAACGAGAAGAACAACCTGATGTACCAGGTGGACACGCTGAAGGACTCACTCATGGAGCTGGAGGAGCTGCTGTCCGAGTCACGCCGCGAGTACGAAGGGAAGAGCAAG GACTTTGAGCGTGAGAAACATGCCCACGGCGTGCTGCAGTTCCAGTTCAACGAGATGAAGGAAACGCTAAAACAGAGCGAGGCGTTACTAACA GAGATCCGTCAGATGCGTCTCAAGCAGGACGGCTTTGTTAGGGAAATCTCTGACCTGCAGGAAACCGTGGAGTGGAAGGATAAAAAGATTGGG GCCTTAGAGCGGCAAAAGGAGTATTCGGATGCCATCCGAAATGAGCGGGATGAGCTCAGGGATGAGGTGGTCCAGCTGAAAGACATTCTGAAG AAACAAGGAATTGTCCTCAGACCTGACCTGACTGCCAATGGGGAAACGCTGGAGTTGGGAACTGAAGGGTCAGCCAGTGGAGATCCAGCTTCTCAATTGGCTCAGAACTCCCAGATGTCGCCCATGGAAGGGGGGAACAGCATGCTTG GCAGAGCTCAGGAGACGGAGTTGGGAAGTAGAGGAGATAAGGTGGTGGATCCAGGAAGGTCCAGGCAGCAAGAGGATACACACGAGGAGGAGGCTCAAGAGAACCATCTGACCTCGCCCACCCCGTGTAGCCTTGTTGGTGTTTCTGAAACAGAAACATCAAGGGAGGCTCAGCCAGTCTCGCCCACATTGGGGGAAGAGGTTGAAGGCAGTGATGTCAACAAAGACTCTGACAATGGCATACCAGTAGTAGAGGTCAAAAGTGGACCGGTCTGTGATTCTGAGGTACTTGTGGTTGTAACAGGTCCTGAGGAAGAGGTTACAGTAGCGGGGGAGGGGTATGAAGCAGCAGGTGTAGAGGGGACAGGGCAAGGCAGAGTAGAGGTTGCAAGCAAAGGGGAAATGGGAATAAAAAATGACAAGGCAGATGAGGCAGAGACCAAAGCTGTCAAGAGCAGTGACGACACCAAAGAGACGTCCTCAAAAGAGCCGACCTCAGAATATGGTGCAGCAGCTGAACAAGAGAAAAACGAATCAAGTAAAGAGGACGTGAAATGTTTAGACTCGTATCCTCTGCCTAGGGAAACCATTGAGGACACCATGAAAAATGGCACACAGATTAGCCAAGGGACAGACCTTGATACTCCTAAGAGCCCAGTCGAATCAAACCCTGAGTCTCAACCTGAGCCTCAGAAAACAAAAAAGGCTGAAGCGTTACCAGAGATAACTGACCTGCAGCCACAGGCCCAAGCAGGCAACAAGAAGAAGAAAGGCAAGAAGAAGAAGGGAGAGACACAAAGCGATGTAAAGCAGAAAGACCATAAGAAGAGCACAACAGAAAAGTGTGTAGTCTCCATGACAAATGGCACACAGATTAGCCTAGGGACAGACCTTGATACTCCTAAGAGCCCAGTTGAATCAAACCCTGAGCCTCAACCTGAGCCTCAGAAAACAAAAAAGGCATATGTGTTACCAGAGACCACTGACATGCAGCCACAGTCCCAAGGAggcaagaagaaaaagaaaggcAAGAAGAAGGGAGAGAAACAAGGTGATGAAACACAGGGAGATAAGATGAGCAAAACAGAAAAGGATGAGGTCTCCACCCCAACCGATAAGGAGCCAGTAGAGGCGGTAGGAGAGGGGGTTATCACAATAGAGACACAGCAGCATCTAGAGGGGACCAGTAGTTCACCAGATCGAGAGCTCCAAAGCCCTGAACAAAAAGCACAAACCATAGCTGAGGAGGGACTGAACCTGAAGGAAGAACAACTAGAAGAAGACCGAGTAGAGGTTAAAAGCGAGGAGCCTACCATTGAAGTATCTCTGACTGACCAAGCTAAGAGTGAGGAAGTTGTctcaaagaagaaaaagaagaaaatgAAAAAGGACAAACAACCTACAATGGAATCAGAGAAATCAGAAGGCGAGATATCAGTATTATCCCTTGAGTCCAACATTGGTATTGTTGATCCTGTTGATCACTCCAAGTGTATAACCAGCGCTTATAACCCGATGGAGGAATTAGAATCGACAACAAATACTGGTACCCAAAAGGACGAGTCAGGGTACACAACCAACCCTGATAACTTTGGAGACTGTTTGAACTCTTCAGCTGACCCAAAATGTCCATTGGACTCGAAACAGTCCACAGCTGGGAATTCAAACAAAGAGGAAGATACAATCAAGGTCTCAGTTGAAGAGGCTCAAACAATCCAAGACACAAAGGAACAGGGGAATAACTTTCACAGTCCCATCGTTCTAAGACCAGAGCTCAAGAAGAGCGTGGAACCTGAAGACCTTATCTTCCATGATGGTGTCACTACTCACCCAGACCAGGCTAATGAAAATGCGACACAAGACCTAAAAGAGGCAGGTCAGGATAAACAAATTGGGAGCCCAGAAGAGCGTACAAATGCACTTGAACATGAATACACTTCAATGGCACTGCCAGCAAATGTAGAGAAATGCAACAATTCAGCAGATGAAAAATGTTGTAGCATATCGCTTGACTGCAACTGCCCTGCTGCTGAGACCATAAGACTGCCTGAACAATTGGTGGATCTACCTGGTTGTCTAGTCACTGACAGGCACTTGTATGAAAACAACAGGACAGAAACACTTGATGCAGAAGAGGCATCAAATGGGGGGATCTCTATAGAGACCGAGCTGAATGATACAGAGACACGACTACAGGACCCATTAAAAGAAACTCCGGTGACAATTGACTCTTTTAGGGAACAGAGCCACAATGAAAGTGGACCATGCACTATGCTGGCTAAAGCAGAAGAGCAAGATGATCCCATTGAGGCCAAGCTGGAGGGTAACAAGGTACCTGGACCCAGTGAGCAGTGGAATGACGAGGAGAATGAAAATGAGGGTCAATCGTTTGACTTTTCTGACCTAGTTTCAGTGGTTCCTGCAAATGTATTCCCAATAACATCCCAAGAGGAGGTCAGCCAGGAAATGAGAACGATGTTGGTAGGATACAAAATAGAGGTAGAGCCTGGTAAAGCGAAGGCTaacaaggaagaggaggatgacaaACCTCAGGACACAGAGGGAGTTAGCATGATAGTGGCACAGCAATCAGTTGATGGGCGGTCAGATAATGCACCAGAGGAGCTCCGAAGCCCTGAAGAAAAAGCACAAACCATAGTTGATGGCCAGAACGTGAATGAAGAACAACAACTAATCACattagaggaaggggttagtgtaacatacaaacagaaagacaTTGTAGAGGAGGGAATGagtgtgactgttgaacagcaagGTGTAGAAGAGCGCGAGAGGCAGCAGAATGCAACTGAGGTAGAGGCTTTGCCagtagaggagggggaagaggcaatCCAGTATGGGTCACAGCAGGGTAGAAGAGAAAGTAGTCAAAGTACAGAGGATTCAGCAGAGGGCAACAATGAGCAATCTAGGACAGGCTTGAAAAAAGGCAGTAAGAAAGTAAAAGGCAAGGGAAAAGAGGACTGCCGAATGTCCTAG